The genome window AGGCAGCACAATCAGCAGCCAGTCACACTTGACAAAGAGACACACAACTACACAAGAGTAGGTAAGAATTTTGCAGGCCTTCTTGTAGAAGATCATTGTAAATGTGCTCGCATGTTGATGAACTTCAACCaaaatcatgtttgtttttccagcagTCATGAGGATCTTTGTTTTGCTCGCGTTGGCTGTGATTTCTGGTAAGCTGCAAACTCCAACATTGAAGTACACcacaattccttgtgtgttttaacatacttggccaataaattCTGAAAATATCTTTCATTGTAATCTCTAATCCGTTTTCCCCCAACAGGCTGCAATGCCAACCTCTTCCACGCCGACGCCCCCAAGCCTCCGATGGAGGCACTGACCGACGCCTTCTGGGACTACATCGCCAAGGCCAGCAAGACTGCCGACGACACCCTGGAGATAGTGATGAAGTCGCAGTTTGGAGCAGAAGTCAAGTAAGTTGCTCCAAAATATTCACTTCATACAATGATCGCactgagatttttcaattatacAGGcagtcaaaaatatattttttagtggGACAAAACGtgttggcacggtggacgactagttagcacatctgcctcacagttctggggaccggggttcaaatcccggccccgcctgtgtggtgtttgcatgttctccccgtgcctgcatggattttctcagagcactccggtttcctcccacatcccaaaaacatacgtggtaggttaactgaagactctaaattgtccgtagatgtgaatgtgagtgcgaatggttgtttgtttctatgtgccctgcgattggcgggcgaccggttcaggctgtacaccgcctcccgcccgaagatagctgggataggctccagcactcccgcgaccctagtgagggtaagcggtaaagaagatggatggatggatggatggatggatgggacagAACGTCACAAATCCTCCAGGTGGCACTACTTCGAGGTAGTACATACAAGTGTGGAATTATACTTCCATAAGACATTTGTTGTATCCTTTGTGGCTGTCTTTGGTTTGACAGAAATTGTTGTGTGTCGTCTTTATCTTGCGCTGTATCATAATGCTGTTAATTTCCTGGGCAAAATATCAATAATGGTAGGAAAACCAACCAATAAAGCCAAACGtatataccaaaaaaaaacagacagtgATTCCATTTTTAAGTTGTTACTTATATCAGcaataagttgtatttttgtatatttatcaTGGTTCACATTGTTGAATATGAAAAACAGCTTTTTATGAGTGACTTCAGTGAAAGGCATAGCTGCTGTATTACGATACCATTGATATAGGCTAAATATATTGTGACACGAACTAAATTCCTTGATTATCAACCTTGTGGTGCATATTGAAATGTATCGATTTTTGGCCTCGTTACTGTATTGTGATACCGTAGATATTGTGGGCTAAATATTGTGACACTAAATAAACTCTTTGATTGCCAACACTAAGGTGCTTTTTGACATGTATTGATTTTGGCACCATTGCTATGGTGATGTCGAATCAAGTCTGTGATCTGATCTTCTGGTTCGCCTTTGCAGCGCTCACTTGGCCGAGACCGCCGATGTGGCCAGCAGGTACGCCAGCACCCTGAAGGAAAAACTCCCCTCGGCCGCCCACGGCCTGATGGCCAAGATCAGCGCCGAGGCCGACGTCTTGATGAACGTGGTGAGCCAGGACCTGAGCTCAGTCGGCAAAAAGCTTGAGCAGTACTCCAACACCTTGAAGTCCCAGATCCAGGAGAGGGTGGAGCAGCTGAAGCGGGAGCTGAACGCTTACGCTGACAACGTAGATTCAGACGCCCTGAAAGCCACTATCGTGCAGAGCAGCCAGGAGCTGATGGCCGGCCTGCAGCTCAGCATCATGGATCTGGAGAGCAAGCTGGGCCCCTACACGGCAGACTTAAAGAGACACGTTGACGAGCACCTGATGGCCTTCCAACGCAACATCGGCCCCATGACCTACAGGTTCCAGGATGAGCTGAGCTTCAGGAGCAGAGAGGTGCAACGCCTGGTGGCGCCCTATGCAGAAGACCTGAAGGAGAGGTTGGACCATTTTACAACGGACCTCCAGCAACAGCTCAGGGCCCAGTACAAGTCCTTGGTCAACTAAATGAAACCCGAGCGCAAGATTCTCTTTGAAATGTCTTCCCAATTGTACTGTCGCTCCAAtccaatttgtatttatttcttagTTCAATTGctcaacaaatatttattgtttttaagtctgttgctgctgctgatgtttttttaaagcaaaataaacaGAAG of Phycodurus eques isolate BA_2022a chromosome 4, UOR_Pequ_1.1, whole genome shotgun sequence contains these proteins:
- the LOC133401356 gene encoding apolipoprotein A-IV-like isoform X2, with the protein product MRIFVLLALAVISGCNANLFHADAPKPPMEALTDAFWDYIAKASKTADDTLEIVMKSQFGAEVNAHLAETADVASRYASTLKEKLPSAAHGLMAKISAEADVLMNVVSQDLSSVGKKLEQYSNTLKSQIQERVEQLKRELNAYADNVDSDALKATIVQSSQELMAGLQLSIMDLESKLGPYTADLKRHVDEHLMAFQRNIGPMTYRFQDELSFRSREVQRLVAPYAEDLKERLDHFTTDLQQQLRAQYKSLVN
- the LOC133401356 gene encoding apolipoprotein A-IV-like isoform X1; translated protein: MFVFPAVMRIFVLLALAVISGCNANLFHADAPKPPMEALTDAFWDYIAKASKTADDTLEIVMKSQFGAEVNAHLAETADVASRYASTLKEKLPSAAHGLMAKISAEADVLMNVVSQDLSSVGKKLEQYSNTLKSQIQERVEQLKRELNAYADNVDSDALKATIVQSSQELMAGLQLSIMDLESKLGPYTADLKRHVDEHLMAFQRNIGPMTYRFQDELSFRSREVQRLVAPYAEDLKERLDHFTTDLQQQLRAQYKSLVN